Proteins encoded within one genomic window of Aquarana catesbeiana isolate 2022-GZ linkage group LG03, ASM4218655v1, whole genome shotgun sequence:
- the LOC141134814 gene encoding olfactory receptor 5G25-like, whose translation MYLFITQLSLLDIILSTDILPNLLYIILHDGCTMSLAGCIIQFSFFAHAEASECFLLTVMSYDRYLAICKPLHYNSIMNQSICIKSVIIIWLLGLTITFIQSMSICSLYYCGPNIIHHFFCDYLPILELSCSDTSWIHIQTYLVGFICMIAPLMIIVISYIYIVLTILKIKSITGRQKVFTTCSSHLTTVCIFYGTLIAVYLIPTKGQLDILNKSLSLFYTVITPLLNPIIYTFRNKDFKKAINKIKL comes from the coding sequence ATGTACCTCTTCATCACCCAGCTATCATTGCTTGATATAATTCTGTCTACAGATATTCTTCCCAATCTTCTTTATATCATCTTACATGATGGATGCACTATGTCTCTTGCTGGTTGTATCATCCAGTTCTCCTTCTTTGCACATGCTGAGGCCTCGGAGTGTTTTCTCCTGACTGTGATGTCCTATGACCGGTATTTGGCCATCTGTAAGCCCCTGCATTACAACTCTATAATGAACCAATCAATTTGCATTAAATCAGTGATTATCATTTGGTTACTGGGTCTCACAATTACGTTTATTCAATCCATGTCTATTTGCAGTCTATACTATTGTGGACCAAACATCATTCATCACTTCTTCTGCGACTATCTACCCATACTTGAGCTTTCCTGCTCTGATACTTCATGGATCCATATTCAGACTTATCTAGTAGGTTTCATTTGTATGATAGCACCTTTAATGATAATTGTCATATCTTATATCTATATTGTTTTAACCATCCTCAAAATTAAATCAATTACAGGAAGACAGAAAGTGTTCACCACCTGCAGCTCTCACCTGACCACTGTGTGCATTTTTTATGGGACGCTAATTGCTGTGTATTTGATTCCAACCAAAGGTCAACTAGATATTCTGAACAAGAGCCTCTCTCTGTTTTATACTGTAATTACTCCACTGCTTAATCCGATCATATACACATTCAGGAACAAGGACTTTAAAAAAgctattaataaaataaaattataa